The Haemophilus parainfluenzae genome window below encodes:
- the glpA gene encoding anaerobic glycerol-3-phosphate dehydrogenase subunit A: MGLSPNMYRDVGDFSPISTDVIIIGGGATGAGIARDCALRGINCILLERRDIATGATGRNHGLLHSGARYAVNDQESAEECIKENKILRNIARHCVDETEGLFITLPEDSLDYQKTFIESCTKSGIEAVAIDPKLAQIMEPSVNPDLVGAVVVPDGSIDPFRLTASNVMDATENGAKMFTYCEVKNLIREGGKVIGVDVYDHKNRVNRKFFAPLVVNAGGIWGQGIAEYADLKIKMFPAKGALLVMGHRINKMVINRCRKPADADILVPGDTICVIGTTSSRIPYDQIDNMEVTPEEVDILFREGEKLAPSLRHTRVLRAYAGVRPLVATDDDPSGRNVSRGIVLLDHAERDGLDGFITITGGKLMTYRLMAEWATDLVCKKLNKTARCTTAERPLPGSTESRAETNQKVISLPSTIRYSAVYRHGSRATRLLDKERLDRSMVCECEAVTAGEVRYAVDELNVNNLVDLRRRTRVGMGTCQAELCACRAAGLMNRFEVATPRQSTTQLTSFMEERWRGIEPIAWGEAIREAEFTSWMYGSVLGLNDVQPLETDKQQGTDNNEF, encoded by the coding sequence ATGGGATTATCGCCTAATATGTATCGTGATGTGGGGGATTTTTCACCTATCTCGACGGATGTGATTATCATTGGTGGTGGTGCAACAGGTGCGGGGATTGCTCGTGACTGTGCATTGCGTGGAATTAACTGTATTTTATTAGAGCGTCGTGATATTGCGACAGGTGCAACAGGTCGTAACCACGGTTTGTTACATAGTGGTGCGCGTTATGCCGTAAACGATCAGGAATCAGCAGAAGAATGTATTAAAGAAAATAAAATTCTGCGCAATATCGCCCGTCACTGTGTGGATGAAACAGAAGGTTTATTTATCACCTTACCTGAAGATTCCCTTGATTATCAAAAAACGTTCATCGAAAGTTGTACCAAATCCGGTATTGAAGCCGTCGCCATTGATCCTAAACTTGCCCAGATTATGGAACCATCAGTAAACCCTGATTTAGTTGGTGCCGTTGTTGTGCCAGATGGTTCAATCGATCCTTTCCGTTTAACAGCCTCAAACGTGATGGATGCTACCGAAAATGGCGCGAAAATGTTCACTTATTGCGAAGTGAAAAACTTAATTCGCGAAGGGGGCAAAGTAATCGGTGTGGATGTTTACGATCACAAAAATCGTGTAAACCGTAAATTCTTTGCGCCATTAGTCGTTAATGCAGGTGGTATTTGGGGACAAGGCATTGCAGAATATGCGGACCTTAAAATTAAAATGTTCCCAGCCAAAGGCGCATTACTTGTCATGGGGCACCGTATCAATAAAATGGTGATTAACCGTTGTCGTAAACCGGCGGATGCGGATATTCTTGTACCGGGTGATACTATTTGCGTTATCGGTACAACCTCTAGTCGTATTCCTTACGATCAAATTGATAACATGGAAGTCACCCCAGAAGAAGTGGATATTCTTTTCCGTGAAGGGGAAAAACTCGCACCAAGCTTGCGTCATACTCGCGTATTACGTGCTTATGCAGGTGTTCGTCCATTGGTGGCGACGGATGATGATCCATCTGGTCGTAACGTAAGCCGTGGTATCGTGTTACTTGACCACGCAGAACGTGATGGCTTAGACGGCTTTATTACTATCACTGGCGGTAAATTAATGACTTATCGCTTAATGGCTGAATGGGCAACGGATCTCGTTTGTAAAAAACTCAATAAAACAGCACGTTGTACGACTGCAGAGCGTCCATTGCCAGGTTCAACCGAAAGCCGTGCAGAAACCAATCAGAAAGTCATTTCACTTCCAAGTACGATTCGTTATTCAGCCGTGTATCGTCATGGATCCCGTGCTACCCGTTTATTAGATAAAGAACGTCTCGATCGTTCAATGGTGTGCGAATGTGAAGCGGTGACAGCGGGTGAAGTACGTTATGCTGTTGATGAATTAAACGTCAATAACTTAGTAGATTTACGTCGTCGTACTCGTGTGGGTATGGGGACTTGCCAAGCTGAGCTTTGTGCGTGCCGTGCGGCGGGCTTAATGAACCGTTTTGAAGTGGCAACACCTCGCCAATCCACCACACAATTGACTTCTTTCATGGAAGAGCGTTGGCGCGGTATTGAGCCTATTGCATGGGGCGAAGCGATTCGTGAAGCCGAATTTACTTCATGGATGTATGGCAGTGTGTTGGGCTTAAATGATGTTCAACCGCTTGAAACTGACAAACAGCAAGGGACGGATAACAATGAATTTTGA
- the glpB gene encoding glycerol-3-phosphate dehydrogenase subunit GlpB, giving the protein MNFDVVIIGGGLAGLTCGITLQEQGKRCVIINNGQAAIDFASGSLDLLSRLPNGAFVKNIPDNLTALSAQLPQHPYSIMGAERVLAKAQDFEKLAESLNLDLIGSSAENHLRVTGLGSLRGAWLSPNSVPTVQGDTPFPYKKIAVLGIEGYHDFQPELLADNLTLNPQFAHCEVKTGFLNIPELDQLRANSREFRSVNIAQVLEYKLKFDDLVAEMKEAAKGTEAIFLPACFGLENQEFMESLRKATGLPLFELPTLPPSLLGMRQRIQLRHRFEKLGGLMMNGDSALKAHFDGSKVRAIQTRLHEEEEITAEHFVLASGSFFSKGLVSEFDKIYEPVFHSDIIGVEGFKDTDRFTWTDHRFSNPQPYQSAGVAINAQCQVQKSGQFLTNLYAVGNVIGGFNALELGCGSGVAVVTALAVADEILHNTH; this is encoded by the coding sequence ATGAATTTTGATGTAGTGATTATTGGTGGTGGCCTTGCAGGTTTAACTTGCGGCATCACCCTACAAGAACAAGGCAAACGTTGTGTCATTATTAATAACGGTCAAGCGGCGATTGATTTTGCATCTGGCTCCTTGGATTTATTAAGCCGTTTACCAAATGGCGCGTTTGTTAAAAATATTCCTGATAATTTGACCGCACTTTCCGCTCAATTACCACAACACCCTTATAGCATTATGGGAGCTGAACGCGTATTAGCAAAAGCGCAAGATTTCGAAAAATTAGCGGAATCGTTAAATTTAGATTTAATTGGCTCAAGTGCAGAAAATCATCTTCGCGTAACGGGTTTAGGTAGCTTACGTGGTGCATGGCTTTCACCAAATAGTGTACCAACTGTACAAGGCGACACACCATTTCCGTATAAAAAAATTGCGGTTTTAGGCATTGAAGGCTATCACGATTTCCAACCAGAATTATTGGCGGATAACCTTACGCTCAATCCACAATTTGCCCATTGTGAAGTGAAAACGGGCTTTTTAAATATTCCTGAATTGGATCAGTTACGTGCAAATTCGCGCGAATTCCGCAGTGTAAATATTGCACAAGTTTTAGAATATAAACTGAAATTTGATGATCTGGTGGCTGAAATGAAAGAAGCCGCGAAAGGCACCGAAGCGATTTTCTTACCAGCTTGTTTCGGTCTAGAAAATCAAGAGTTTATGGAGTCACTTCGCAAAGCAACCGGCTTGCCATTATTTGAATTACCAACTTTACCGCCTTCTTTATTAGGTATGCGTCAACGTATTCAATTACGCCATCGTTTTGAGAAATTAGGCGGACTTATGATGAATGGTGATAGTGCATTAAAAGCGCATTTTGATGGAAGCAAAGTTCGCGCCATTCAAACTCGCTTGCACGAAGAGGAAGAAATCACGGCAGAGCATTTCGTATTAGCGTCAGGCAGCTTCTTCAGTAAAGGTTTAGTCTCTGAATTCGATAAAATCTACGAGCCCGTATTTCATTCTGACATCATCGGTGTGGAAGGCTTTAAAGATACTGATCGTTTTACTTGGACAGATCATCGTTTCTCAAATCCACAACCGTATCAATCTGCGGGTGTGGCGATCAATGCTCAATGCCAAGTACAAAAGAGCGGTCAATTTTTAACGAATTTATATGCAGTGGGTAATGTGATTGGTGGTTTCAATGCGTTAGAACTCGGTTGTGGTTCAGGCGTGGCAGTGGTAACAGCGCTTGCTGTTGCGGATGAAATTCTTCACAACACACATTAA
- the glpC gene encoding anaerobic glycerol-3-phosphate dehydrogenase subunit GlpC — protein MNIQQLIENAKQSLNAPQHHHAFDESFESCIKCTACTAVCPVSRQNPNYPGPKQSGPDGERLRLKSAELYDEALKYCTNCKRCEIACPSDVKIGDIIVRARNKYLAQQHKPAVQKLRDAILSNTDIMGSLNTPLAPIVNTITGLKATKFVLEKALKISRHRTLPKYSFGTFRSWYMKKMVESQQKFERKVAYYHGCYVNYNNPQLGKEFIQVFNAMDIGVVLLEKEKCCGLPLSVNQFPERAKKIAQFNTDYISKMVDENGLDVISEASSCSLNLRDEYHHILGIDNAKVRPHIHMVTPFLYQLFKEGKTLPLKPLKLRVAYHTACHVDKAGWAPYTLEVLKQIPGLEVVMLPSQCCGIAGTYGFKEENYEVSQAIGKTLFDNINAGGFDYVISECQTCKWQIDMSSNVTCIHPLTLLCMSMNQ, from the coding sequence ATGAACATTCAACAATTAATTGAAAATGCAAAACAATCCCTTAATGCACCACAACATCATCATGCCTTTGATGAAAGTTTTGAGAGCTGTATTAAATGTACGGCGTGTACGGCAGTATGTCCTGTTTCGCGTCAAAATCCAAACTATCCAGGTCCAAAACAATCGGGTCCAGATGGTGAGCGTCTACGCTTAAAATCAGCCGAGCTTTATGATGAAGCATTAAAATACTGTACCAACTGTAAACGTTGTGAAATTGCGTGTCCGTCTGATGTAAAAATTGGTGACATTATTGTTCGTGCAAGAAACAAATACCTTGCTCAACAACACAAGCCAGCAGTGCAAAAATTACGTGATGCAATTTTAAGTAATACCGATATTATGGGGTCACTTAACACGCCACTAGCCCCAATTGTGAACACAATTACGGGTTTGAAAGCGACAAAATTTGTGTTGGAAAAAGCGTTAAAAATCAGCCGTCATCGTACGTTACCAAAATATTCCTTTGGTACGTTCCGCAGCTGGTATATGAAAAAAATGGTGGAAAGCCAACAAAAATTCGAACGCAAAGTGGCGTATTATCACGGTTGTTATGTGAACTACAATAACCCACAATTGGGTAAAGAATTTATTCAAGTGTTCAATGCTATGGATATTGGCGTGGTGTTATTGGAAAAAGAAAAATGCTGCGGCTTGCCATTAAGCGTAAACCAATTCCCAGAGAGAGCGAAGAAAATCGCACAATTTAACACCGATTACATCAGCAAAATGGTGGATGAAAATGGCTTAGATGTGATCAGTGAGGCATCAAGTTGTTCCCTAAATTTACGTGATGAATATCATCATATTTTAGGTATCGACAATGCGAAAGTTCGTCCACATATTCACATGGTGACACCATTCTTATATCAACTCTTTAAAGAAGGTAAAACCTTACCGCTTAAACCATTGAAATTGCGTGTGGCTTATCACACCGCATGTCACGTGGATAAAGCAGGTTGGGCGCCATACACCTTGGAAGTGTTAAAACAAATTCCAGGTTTAGAAGTGGTGATGTTACCATCACAATGTTGTGGTATTGCAGGAACATACGGTTTCAAAGAAGAAAACTACGAGGTTTCGCAAGCCATAGGGAAAACACTGTTTGATAACATCAATGCAGGCGGATTTGATTATGTGATTTCTGAATGTCAAACTTGTAAATGGCAGATCGATATGTCATCTAACGTGACTTGTATCCATCCATTGACGTTATTGTGTATGTCGATGAATCAATAA
- a CDS encoding ABC transporter ATP-binding protein codes for MFRLDQISFRIPQRTLLFPTSLTFDAGKVYGLIGHNGSGKSTLIKLMARQTQLSGGSILLDGKDIAHWNQREFAKRVAYLPQHLPATTNLTARELIGMGRYAWNGLFGRQTAADKQAIAEALRLTHTEKFADQLVDTLSGGERSRIWLAMLLAQQSRFLLLDEPLAALDIAHQVEVMQLVHQLSRDLGLGVVIVIHDINLAARFCDHLVALHSGKLLAQGDAQQIVNPPSLEAIYGIRLNVIPHPQTQRPVSFY; via the coding sequence GTGTTCCGACTTGATCAGATTTCTTTTCGCATTCCGCAGCGTACCTTGCTCTTCCCCACTTCATTAACGTTTGATGCCGGCAAGGTGTACGGTTTGATCGGGCATAACGGTTCCGGCAAATCCACCTTAATCAAATTAATGGCGCGTCAGACCCAACTGTCCGGCGGTTCGATTTTGTTGGACGGCAAAGATATTGCGCACTGGAACCAACGAGAATTTGCCAAACGGGTCGCCTATCTGCCGCAACATCTGCCCGCCACCACCAATTTAACCGCGCGCGAATTAATCGGCATGGGACGTTATGCGTGGAACGGGCTATTCGGACGCCAAACGGCGGCGGATAAACAGGCGATCGCCGAAGCGTTGCGCCTGACCCACACGGAAAAATTCGCCGATCAGCTGGTGGATACGCTGTCCGGCGGCGAACGGTCGCGCATTTGGCTCGCCATGCTGTTGGCGCAGCAAAGCCGTTTTCTGCTGTTGGACGAACCGCTCGCCGCGTTGGATATTGCGCACCAAGTGGAAGTTATGCAGTTAGTGCATCAATTAAGTCGCGATTTGGGGTTGGGCGTGGTGATCGTGATTCACGACATCAATCTGGCGGCGCGTTTTTGCGATCATTTGGTGGCGCTGCACAGCGGCAAACTGCTGGCGCAGGGCGACGCGCAGCAAATCGTCAACCCGCCGTCGTTGGAGGCGATTTACGGCATTCGGCTGAACGTGATCCCGCACCCACAAACCCAACGTCCGGTGAGTTTTTATTAA
- a CDS encoding iron-siderophore ABC transporter substrate-binding protein, whose protein sequence is MRKLLKTLLGMTALLAHSVLFAASHNGYATVDWTVAETLIALGEPPLAVGDMQSYQTWVKQPELPKTTVDLGVRLQPNLELIATLSHSADDLNLVFINSNFYASLNNLLRPYAQVHNVDFYQAGDAWQNVLSATRTIGQIIGKPQAVQQLLAQYEQDVQRLKTELSAFTARPLALLQFIDTRHLRIYGENSLFGAVAKQLGFRNAYLPEVNYWGFQNIDITELAKLPPNTRFVIVKPYPANIASALTHNTLWQHLPMTREALILPAVWSFGAIPSALRFAHVFADGLLHGGDAW, encoded by the coding sequence ATGCGTAAATTATTAAAAACACTGCTCGGAATGACCGCACTTTTAGCGCACAGCGTGCTATTTGCCGCGTCGCATAACGGCTACGCCACGGTGGATTGGACGGTGGCGGAAACCCTCATTGCATTGGGCGAACCGCCGCTCGCGGTGGGCGATATGCAAAGTTATCAAACTTGGGTCAAGCAACCCGAATTGCCGAAAACTACCGTCGATTTAGGCGTTCGTTTACAGCCGAATTTAGAACTTATCGCCACTTTGTCACATTCTGCCGATGACCTGAATTTAGTTTTCATTAACAGCAATTTTTATGCGTCACTCAATAATTTACTGCGTCCTTATGCGCAAGTGCATAACGTAGATTTTTATCAGGCGGGCGACGCGTGGCAAAACGTGCTGAGCGCCACCCGAACTATCGGGCAAATTATCGGCAAACCGCAGGCAGTGCAACAACTGCTGGCGCAATATGAACAAGACGTGCAACGGCTGAAAACAGAATTAAGCGCCTTTACCGCTCGCCCGCTCGCCTTGCTGCAATTTATCGATACCCGTCACCTGCGCATTTACGGCGAAAACAGTCTGTTCGGCGCGGTGGCGAAACAACTCGGCTTCCGCAACGCCTATCTGCCGGAGGTGAATTACTGGGGTTTTCAGAATATCGACATCACCGAACTCGCCAAACTGCCGCCGAACACTCGTTTTGTGATCGTCAAACCTTATCCCGCCAACATTGCCAGCGCGCTCACGCATAATACGCTGTGGCAACATTTGCCGATGACCAGAGAAGCGTTGATTCTGCCGGCGGTGTGGTCGTTCGGCGCGATTCCATCGGCACTGCGTTTCGCCCATGTGTTCGCCGATGGCTTACTGCACGGAGGTGACGCATGGTAA
- the fhuB gene encoding Fe(3+)-hydroxamate ABC transporter permease FhuB, translated as MVNRAALLIVVLSVIFVALGAFLLHLQLPPDAALTDLLRAGDSLPLLLVQSYTLPRISIALLAGGGLAFAALLLQQVMRNPLASDNTLGISGGAQFGLFLSAIFAPQLLEYGSGLIALLGASLSLLLVMSLSLRKTMSPLLLILAGLVVNLYFGAFTGMMMLFYPEESRGLAQWGAGSLVQESWRDSQWLLAQSAIGFCLVFSFIRPLTILTLNDSNAQSLGVPVGKLRLFAVIVSAYLIAAVVSAVGMLGFIGLAAATIVRQLGVRTLAWQLISAFLVGALLLAITDLLLQLLNFYTQLSFPTGAVTALLGTPLLLWLMFRALPHSGRLTGEERKKQRRFRLYFTWLLIMLFAVSLWLALNVGKSAFDQWSVLDFNHPFAPEILNLRYPRILIALCAGILLSVAGVLLQRLTLNPMASPELLGVSSGASMGILLLLFVFSAQQPLWFWLAGIGGALVALLILSAINRHNGMLPEKVLLTGISLSALFDTLQRIVIASGDPRANQLIAWTSGSTQNTTPELAVPFMGLSLVLLAGSLLFSRWLELLSLQAPMAQALGLNLKRARLLLILFSAVLTALATLMIGPLSFIGLLVPHLTYSLGVHKAKAQLLISALLGGTIMLLADWFGRQILFPYEIPAGLVATLLGGTYFLFMLRKI; from the coding sequence ATGGTAAACCGCGCCGCATTATTGATTGTCGTGTTGAGCGTGATTTTCGTCGCGCTCGGCGCATTCTTACTGCACCTGCAACTGCCGCCCGACGCGGCACTGACCGATTTATTGCGCGCCGGCGATTCGCTGCCGTTATTGTTGGTGCAAAGCTATACTCTGCCGCGCATTAGCATCGCGTTACTCGCCGGCGGCGGGCTGGCGTTCGCCGCGTTATTGTTGCAACAAGTGATGAGAAATCCGCTCGCCTCCGACAACACCCTCGGTATCAGCGGCGGCGCGCAGTTCGGGCTGTTTTTAAGCGCTATTTTCGCGCCGCAGTTATTGGAATACGGCAGCGGCTTAATCGCGTTGCTCGGCGCGAGCTTGAGTTTATTGTTGGTGATGAGCTTGTCGCTGCGCAAAACCATGTCGCCGTTATTGTTAATTTTGGCGGGCTTGGTGGTTAATTTATATTTCGGCGCGTTCACCGGCATGATGATGTTATTTTATCCGGAAGAATCGCGCGGCTTGGCGCAATGGGGCGCCGGCTCGTTGGTGCAGGAAAGCTGGCGAGACAGCCAGTGGCTGCTGGCGCAAAGTGCGATCGGTTTTTGCCTTGTTTTTTCATTTATCCGCCCGCTCACCATTCTGACCTTGAACGATAGCAACGCGCAGAGCCTCGGCGTGCCGGTGGGCAAATTGCGCCTGTTTGCGGTGATCGTCAGCGCGTATTTAATCGCCGCCGTGGTCAGTGCGGTGGGTATGCTCGGTTTCATCGGCTTGGCGGCGGCAACCATTGTGCGACAGCTCGGCGTGCGAACTTTAGCATGGCAGTTAATTTCGGCATTTTTGGTGGGCGCGTTGTTATTGGCGATCACCGATTTATTGCTACAACTACTTAATTTTTATACGCAACTCAGTTTCCCGACCGGCGCCGTCACCGCCTTATTAGGCACGCCGTTATTGCTGTGGCTGATGTTCCGCGCGTTGCCGCACAGCGGACGGCTAACCGGCGAGGAACGGAAAAAACAACGCCGATTTCGACTGTACTTTACTTGGCTGCTGATTATGCTGTTCGCCGTCAGTTTGTGGCTGGCGCTGAATGTAGGCAAAAGCGCGTTCGATCAGTGGTCGGTGCTGGATTTCAATCACCCGTTTGCGCCGGAAATCCTCAATCTGCGCTATCCGCGCATTTTAATCGCGCTGTGCGCCGGCATTTTGCTGTCCGTTGCCGGCGTGTTATTGCAGCGCCTGACCTTAAACCCAATGGCAAGCCCGGAATTATTGGGCGTGTCTTCCGGCGCGAGTATGGGGATTTTGCTGCTATTGTTCGTGTTTTCCGCCCAGCAGCCGCTGTGGTTCTGGCTGGCGGGCATCGGCGGCGCGCTGGTCGCCCTGTTGATTTTATCCGCGATTAATCGCCACAACGGTATGTTGCCGGAAAAAGTGTTGCTGACTGGTATCAGTTTGTCCGCGCTGTTCGACACCTTACAACGGATTGTGATTGCCAGTGGCGATCCACGCGCCAATCAACTGATCGCGTGGACTTCCGGCTCGACGCAAAACACCACGCCGGAACTTGCCGTGCCGTTTATGGGGTTGAGCCTTGTTCTGCTGGCGGGCAGTTTATTGTTCAGCCGTTGGCTGGAATTGTTGAGCCTGCAAGCGCCAATGGCGCAGGCTTTAGGCTTGAACTTAAAACGTGCGCGCCTGCTGCTGATTTTATTCAGCGCCGTGCTGACCGCACTTGCCACGCTGATGATCGGTCCGTTAAGTTTTATCGGGTTGCTAGTGCCGCATCTGACTTATTCCTTAGGCGTGCACAAAGCCAAGGCGCAACTGCTGATTTCCGCTTTGTTAGGCGGCACGATTATGTTGCTGGCGGATTGGTTCGGGCGGCAAATTTTGTTTCCGTACGAAATTCCAGCGGGCTTGGTCGCCACCCTACTCGGCGGTACTTATTTCTTGTTCATGCTGCGGAAAATTTAA
- a CDS encoding TonB-dependent receptor, giving the protein MQKTFMRTMIASAVLFALNFAYAQESTQSEQLETIEISADASYDGLSKEFAGGQVAAGSRVGILGNKANLENPYSTTSYTNKFIQDKQARSVADVLKNDPTVRVARGFGNFQEAYFMRGFITNSDDILYNGLYGLLPRQYIASEMFERVDVQRGASAFLNGMAPGGGSIGGTIALMPKRAPQEDLNRLNIGYSSSERTNVGADISRRFGDNKEFGVRLNVAHTEGESEIDHDNARNTVFHLGLDWKGEQARVSADLGYQKNNLSGTRPSVTLFGVSSVPAAPKATSNWAQRWTYSDERDVFGTVRAEYDFLPNLTGYAAYGFRDGKEENVLANLTVQNVNGDGKEYRFDNARRNIIHTGEVGVKGSFATGAVDHEVVLAANRYQEKRKNAYVMDWQNTFATNLYRPTYINGISYSANALKGNDLASPALTNRVVLNSVALADTLSFLDKTLQVTLGARWQQLYTQNFAYNTGALNQRYKEAHVSPSLGVVYRFTPEISAYANYIESLAQGETAPSTARNKGDMLSPYVSKQKEVGVKYESQSGFGASLALFSTEKPRGYVDENLIFSEKGKDRHNGAEINVYGQVIDNVRLLGGATFLHAKQRNTGSADTDDKYTIGVPKFQANLGAEWDVPALQGLTLESRLTYTGSSYANAQNTLKVGDWTRVDVGARYIVMLGNTPVTLRARIDNLANKKYWESVGGYLGRGYLVSGAPRTFSFNASFDF; this is encoded by the coding sequence ATGCAAAAAACCTTTATGCGCACCATGATCGCAAGTGCAGTGCTTTTTGCGCTTAATTTCGCTTATGCGCAAGAATCAACCCAAAGCGAACAATTGGAGACGATCGAAATCAGTGCGGACGCTTCCTATGACGGCTTAAGCAAAGAATTTGCCGGCGGACAGGTTGCCGCCGGAAGCCGTGTCGGTATTTTAGGCAACAAAGCCAATTTGGAAAATCCGTACTCGACGACCAGCTACACCAATAAATTCATTCAGGACAAACAAGCCCGCAGCGTGGCGGACGTGCTCAAAAACGATCCGACCGTTCGGGTGGCGCGCGGCTTTGGTAATTTTCAGGAAGCCTATTTTATGCGCGGTTTCATTACCAACTCCGATGACATTTTATATAACGGCTTATACGGCTTATTACCGCGCCAATATATCGCCTCCGAAATGTTCGAGCGGGTTGACGTGCAACGCGGCGCGTCGGCATTCTTAAACGGCATGGCGCCGGGTGGCGGCTCTATCGGCGGCACGATTGCCTTAATGCCGAAACGTGCACCGCAAGAAGATTTAAACCGTTTAAACATCGGTTACAGTTCCAGTGAACGCACCAACGTCGGCGCGGATATTTCCCGTCGTTTCGGTGATAACAAAGAATTCGGCGTGCGTTTAAATGTGGCGCATACGGAAGGCGAAAGCGAAATTGATCACGACAATGCGCGTAATACCGTGTTCCACCTCGGCTTGGACTGGAAAGGTGAACAAGCCCGCGTATCCGCCGACTTAGGCTATCAAAAAAATAATCTGAGCGGCACACGCCCAAGCGTCACCTTATTCGGTGTCAGCAGCGTACCGGCGGCACCAAAAGCCACCTCAAACTGGGCGCAACGCTGGACTTATTCCGACGAACGCGACGTATTCGGTACTGTGCGGGCAGAATATGATTTCCTACCGAACTTAACTGGCTATGCCGCTTACGGTTTCCGCGACGGTAAAGAAGAAAACGTATTAGCCAATCTTACCGTGCAAAATGTAAACGGTGACGGCAAGGAATATCGTTTTGACAATGCGCGTCGCAATATTATCCATACCGGCGAAGTGGGCGTAAAAGGTTCCTTTGCAACCGGTGCGGTAGATCATGAAGTTGTGCTTGCCGCCAATCGTTATCAGGAAAAACGCAAAAATGCCTATGTCATGGACTGGCAGAATACTTTTGCCACCAATTTATATCGTCCGACTTACATTAACGGCATTAGCTATTCCGCCAATGCGCTAAAAGGTAACGATCTTGCTTCGCCGGCATTGACCAACCGCGTTGTCTTAAACAGCGTGGCGCTTGCCGATACGCTATCGTTCTTGGATAAAACTTTACAAGTCACCCTTGGCGCACGTTGGCAACAGCTTTATACGCAAAACTTCGCTTATAATACCGGCGCGTTGAATCAACGTTATAAAGAAGCGCACGTCAGCCCGAGCCTCGGCGTAGTTTACCGTTTCACGCCGGAAATATCCGCGTATGCCAACTACATTGAAAGTTTGGCGCAAGGCGAAACCGCACCGTCAACCGCACGCAACAAAGGCGATATGCTCAGCCCGTACGTTTCCAAACAGAAAGAAGTCGGCGTGAAATATGAATCGCAAAGCGGTTTCGGCGCAAGTTTAGCCTTGTTCTCAACGGAAAAACCGCGCGGTTATGTAGATGAAAATCTGATTTTCAGCGAAAAAGGGAAAGATCGTCACAACGGCGCTGAAATCAATGTGTACGGTCAAGTAATCGACAATGTACGCTTGTTAGGCGGCGCCACTTTCTTACACGCTAAACAACGCAACACCGGTTCTGCCGATACGGACGACAAATACACTATCGGCGTACCGAAATTCCAAGCCAACCTCGGCGCAGAATGGGACGTTCCGGCATTGCAAGGTTTAACCTTAGAATCCCGTCTGACTTACACCGGATCCAGCTACGCCAATGCGCAAAACACACTTAAAGTGGGCGACTGGACGCGCGTGGATGTCGGCGCACGCTATATCGTGATGTTGGGCAACACGCCGGTAACCTTGCGCGCCCGCATTGACAATTTGGCGAATAAAAAATACTGGGAATCCGTCGGCGGCTATCTGGGTCGAGGCTACCTTGTATCCGGCGCACCGCGCACATTCTCATTCAACGCATCATTTGATTTCTAA